In Methanobacterium paludis, the following proteins share a genomic window:
- a CDS encoding alpha/beta fold hydrolase codes for MNLYVEERGQENSETIIFLHGGGISGWMWTEQLEAFKDYHLLILDLPEHGKSVDVKPFTMKSAAEMVVDIIRTRAHGGRAHLVGISLGGQLILEILSTAPEVVDHVLISGTLVQSIPHTETMLKLLDYAFKAYVPVKDTDFFIKANMRTYNISKSYFKEFKESTRLIKPDSLDRILHENMLFQMPSGLENADVPVLVMAGEKEYKVIKESAEDLIKVLPNAKGITAPKVGHMWNLEYPNLFNKVLRRWITNGALPEEVFLLK; via the coding sequence ATGAATTTGTACGTTGAAGAAAGGGGCCAGGAAAACAGTGAAACCATAATATTCCTCCATGGTGGTGGAATATCTGGCTGGATGTGGACGGAACAGCTTGAAGCCTTTAAAGACTACCATTTACTGATCTTGGACCTTCCTGAACACGGAAAAAGTGTGGATGTGAAGCCGTTCACCATGAAAAGTGCTGCTGAGATGGTGGTTGATATTATAAGAACCCGTGCTCACGGAGGGCGGGCTCATCTTGTGGGAATATCACTGGGCGGGCAGTTAATTCTGGAAATTCTCAGCACAGCTCCTGAAGTGGTGGATCACGTGTTAATTAGCGGAACCCTTGTCCAAAGCATCCCGCATACTGAAACAATGCTGAAACTTCTGGACTATGCTTTCAAGGCTTATGTGCCTGTGAAAGATACTGATTTTTTTATAAAGGCCAACATGAGAACCTACAACATATCCAAGAGTTACTTCAAAGAGTTCAAAGAATCCACACGCCTAATCAAACCAGACTCTCTGGACAGGATACTGCACGAAAACATGCTCTTCCAGATGCCCTCCGGGCTGGAAAATGCAGATGTTCCTGTACTGGTGATGGCCGGTGAGAAGGAGTACAAAGTCATAAAAGAATCAGCCGAAGATCTGATTAAAGTTTTACCAAACGCAAAGGGAATAACTGCCCCCAAAGTGGGACATATGTGGAATTTAGAATATCCAAATCTTTTCAACAAGGTTTTAAGAAGATGGATAACCAACGGAGCTCTGCCAGAGGAAGTTTTCCTGTTAAAATAA
- a CDS encoding Ppx/GppA phosphatase family protein — MLYGVVDIGSNTVKLNVYRYENSDINVMFSKKENLGLVFYIKKGKLANEGIEKLVSVLKEIKNDLDYLKIKNYRFFSTASLRNIENRADVIQIIEDKVHIEIDMLSGKEEGTLSFCGSISTIKKDNGVLIDVGGGSTEIVLFSNRKIKEKYSIPIGSLKIYNNYVSELIPTEEESNLIKEKIHSKLDKIGFNEEKIRFMCGVGGNIRTIEKMLMDLHLHDNKDDLIDVKLLKQLKEELNHNNKDTYNKILHVKPSRIHTLVPSLIIVESIASYFECEELQISEFSVREGYLFKKMLNRCQNV, encoded by the coding sequence ATGTTGTACGGAGTCGTAGATATTGGTTCAAACACAGTTAAATTGAATGTTTATCGTTATGAAAACAGTGACATAAACGTTATGTTTTCAAAAAAAGAGAATTTGGGTTTAGTCTTTTATATAAAGAAAGGAAAATTAGCTAATGAGGGTATTGAAAAGTTGGTTTCTGTTCTTAAAGAAATAAAAAACGATTTGGACTATCTCAAAATAAAAAATTACAGATTCTTTTCTACTGCTTCATTGAGAAATATTGAAAACCGTGCTGATGTTATTCAGATTATTGAAGATAAAGTCCATATTGAAATTGATATGTTATCCGGTAAGGAAGAGGGAACATTAAGCTTTTGTGGATCTATTTCTACTATTAAAAAGGATAACGGGGTTTTAATTGATGTAGGTGGGGGCAGTACTGAAATCGTGCTTTTTAGCAATAGAAAAATAAAGGAAAAGTATAGTATTCCCATTGGTTCTTTAAAAATTTATAACAATTATGTTTCTGAGCTGATACCCACCGAAGAAGAGAGTAATCTGATTAAAGAAAAAATACACTCTAAATTAGATAAAATTGGTTTTAATGAAGAAAAAATTCGTTTCATGTGTGGTGTGGGTGGAAATATTCGTACCATTGAAAAAATGCTAATGGATTTACATTTACATGATAATAAAGATGATTTAATAGATGTTAAGTTATTAAAACAGCTTAAAGAAGAGTTGAACCATAACAACAAGGATACCTATAACAAAATATTACATGTTAAACCATCTAGAATCCATACTCTAGTTCCCTCTTTGATAATAGTTGAATCAATTGCTTCTTATTTTGAATGTGAAGAACTACAAATCAGTGAATTTAGTGTTAGAGAAGGCTATTTATTTAAAAAAATGTTAAATAGGTGCCAAAATGTCTGA
- a CDS encoding dihydrofolate reductase family protein, with the protein MDMIPRVIVYDAVSLDGRTIGLDVDKELYNEIASKWDLDAVLMGSNTVLAELNAKPGEVRGEGKKPQIDPEDERPLLVVPDSRGQIRVWDEVRAMPYFRDILVLCSRSTPQEYLNFLEERYVKHMVIGYQEVDLGAALNELNVQFGVKSLRVDSGGVLNGVIFREGLVDEVNVLIHPELVGGKSSSSIFPASELNPSGGSKVQLVLVHVENLKTNFVWLQYRVFK; encoded by the coding sequence ATGGATATGATACCGAGGGTTATTGTATACGATGCAGTCAGTTTAGATGGACGCACAATTGGGTTGGATGTGGATAAAGAGTTGTATAACGAAATAGCTTCCAAATGGGATTTAGATGCAGTTTTAATGGGGAGTAACACTGTACTGGCAGAGTTAAATGCTAAACCTGGAGAAGTTCGAGGAGAGGGTAAAAAGCCCCAGATCGATCCAGAAGATGAAAGACCTCTTCTTGTAGTTCCAGATAGTAGGGGACAGATTCGTGTTTGGGATGAAGTGCGTGCGATGCCTTATTTCAGGGATATTCTGGTTTTATGCTCCAGATCCACACCTCAAGAATACCTGAACTTTCTGGAAGAAAGGTACGTAAAGCACATGGTGATAGGATACCAGGAAGTTGATCTGGGGGCTGCTTTAAATGAATTAAACGTCCAATTTGGAGTTAAATCCTTGAGAGTTGACAGTGGGGGTGTATTAAACGGTGTAATTTTCCGAGAAGGACTTGTGGATGAGGTTAATGTACTGATCCATCCAGAACTTGTTGGGGGTAAATCTTCAAGTTCTATCTTTCCTGCATCAGAACTAAACCCCTCTGGAGGAAGCAAGGTTCAACTCGTGCTAGTCCATGTTGAAAATCTGAAGACCAATTTTGTCTGGCTGCAGTACCGGGTCTTTAAATAG
- a CDS encoding isocitrate lyase/PEP mutase family protein, whose product MNKSKKLKKLIKSGETFVMPDAYDPISARMIENAGFKAVQCSGYSFSIAAACSKEIDISKNENMEITRKIVEAVDVPVMADAEDGYGDAKVVKETVHQFMNTGVAGLNLEDQILGRKGVGIIPSESMVEKIHAAKEAAESENPDFIINGRTDALKSMNNREDALNLAVERANQYLDAGADLTFVTYVETLEEVKTLKKEVKGHLSVAAGMPYNIKNFSLADLKKLGVERVSLPNLLIYSSLSAIKNALNHLKDDDLTGIDEKGFLYSVEDLNQLLKK is encoded by the coding sequence ATGAATAAAAGTAAAAAACTGAAAAAACTAATCAAATCCGGCGAAACATTCGTCATGCCAGATGCCTACGATCCAATAAGTGCTCGAATGATCGAGAATGCAGGTTTCAAAGCTGTGCAGTGTTCGGGTTACAGCTTTTCAATTGCAGCAGCATGCTCAAAGGAAATTGATATCTCAAAGAATGAAAACATGGAAATAACCCGTAAAATTGTGGAAGCCGTTGATGTCCCAGTTATGGCCGATGCTGAAGATGGATATGGGGATGCAAAGGTGGTGAAAGAAACAGTTCACCAGTTCATGAATACGGGTGTTGCAGGGTTGAACCTGGAAGACCAGATTCTCGGAAGAAAAGGAGTAGGAATCATCCCCTCAGAAAGCATGGTAGAAAAGATACATGCAGCAAAGGAAGCTGCAGAATCTGAAAACCCGGATTTTATCATTAACGGCCGTACAGATGCTTTGAAATCAATGAACAACAGGGAAGATGCCTTAAACCTTGCAGTGGAACGTGCTAACCAGTACTTGGATGCAGGTGCAGATTTAACCTTTGTAACTTACGTTGAAACACTCGAAGAGGTTAAAACCCTCAAAAAAGAGGTTAAAGGACATTTGAGTGTGGCTGCAGGAATGCCGTACAACATAAAAAACTTTTCTCTAGCTGATTTGAAGAAATTAGGAGTTGAACGGGTCAGTTTGCCAAACCTGTTAATATATTCCAGTCTTTCAGCGATTAAAAATGCACTGAACCATCTTAAAGATGATGATCTTACTGGAATTGATGAAAAGGGCTTTTTATACTCTGTTGAAGATTTAAACCAATTATTGAAAAAATAA
- a CDS encoding DUF3221 domain-containing protein: MKVITLVAILFFMFLGVVFGVLCATSGTPVDMKGQIIGIYESSPQPTLDSPNSILVQGVVTKGNQNLNVSVKITNETQIFKQDGNKQISSSYDNIKSGETVEIHFMGPVMSSYPPEATASEITIVS, translated from the coding sequence ATGAAGGTCATCACACTAGTTGCAATACTATTTTTCATGTTTTTAGGGGTTGTATTTGGTGTTTTATGTGCAACAAGTGGTACTCCTGTGGATATGAAGGGTCAAATTATTGGTATTTATGAGAGCAGCCCCCAACCAACGTTGGATTCACCTAACTCCATACTTGTCCAAGGGGTTGTGACGAAAGGCAACCAGAATCTAAATGTCTCTGTTAAAATAACCAATGAAACCCAGATATTTAAACAAGATGGAAATAAACAGATTTCTTCATCATATGACAACATTAAATCTGGAGAAACTGTTGAAATCCATTTTATGGGACCCGTAATGTCATCGTACCCTCCAGAGGCCACTGCAAGTGAAATAACAATTGTAAGCTAA
- a CDS encoding DUF3788 family protein, which translates to MSKGIFTDKMHEPSKKEIFEALSSVKPLWDKLIGFIEDNYKITGEFKFYGKNFGWALRYRKSSRVLISMYPGDNEFMVQIILNGKEVEKALKLDLASGTEKIIEETNPIREGKWLYLEVTPDTDLTDIKNLISVRSPIKK; encoded by the coding sequence ATGAGCAAAGGAATATTTACAGATAAAATGCATGAACCCTCGAAAAAGGAGATTTTCGAAGCATTGTCCTCGGTCAAACCACTCTGGGATAAGTTGATAGGTTTTATTGAAGATAACTACAAAATTACGGGTGAATTCAAGTTTTATGGAAAAAACTTTGGCTGGGCACTTAGATATCGCAAATCCAGCCGCGTGTTGATTTCAATGTATCCCGGAGATAACGAATTTATGGTTCAAATAATTCTCAACGGTAAAGAGGTTGAAAAGGCTTTGAAACTGGATCTTGCATCAGGTACTGAGAAAATCATCGAAGAGACAAATCCCATCCGTGAAGGTAAATGGCTTTACTTGGAAGTGACGCCAGATACGGATTTAACAGACATTAAAAATCTGATTTCAGTTAGGTCTCCAATTAAAAAATAA
- a CDS encoding class I SAM-dependent methyltransferase, translating to MKQWYEELFLNHADAYENEIFTQGTIGEVDFIESEIDYNKNLRILDIGCGTGRHALELTKRGYNVVGIDLSESMIKKAREKAENAGLNVDFQLADARNLPFEHEFDLAIMICEGAFPLMETDEMNFEILKNAAKSLKNNGKFIFTTLNAFYPLYHSVKDFIESNMVEGSVDNSFDLMNFRNKSNLEIGDDNGNLKVLECNERYYVPSEISWLLKTLNFSKIDIFGCKLGNFSRDDSLTTEDYEMLVIAEL from the coding sequence ATGAAACAATGGTACGAAGAACTATTTTTAAATCATGCTGATGCCTATGAAAATGAAATATTCACCCAGGGAACCATTGGGGAAGTTGATTTCATTGAATCTGAAATTGACTACAACAAAAACTTAAGAATACTTGACATTGGCTGTGGAACTGGTAGACACGCCCTAGAACTTACAAAGCGTGGCTACAATGTCGTAGGAATTGACCTTTCAGAATCCATGATCAAAAAAGCCAGGGAAAAAGCCGAAAATGCTGGTTTAAATGTTGATTTCCAGCTTGCAGATGCCAGAAACCTGCCCTTTGAACATGAGTTTGACCTGGCCATCATGATATGTGAAGGAGCATTTCCATTAATGGAAACCGACGAGATGAACTTTGAAATTCTGAAAAACGCAGCTAAGTCATTAAAGAATAATGGAAAATTTATATTTACAACTTTAAATGCGTTTTATCCATTATATCATTCTGTGAAAGATTTTATAGAATCCAATATGGTGGAGGGTAGTGTTGATAACTCTTTTGATCTTATGAACTTCCGAAATAAATCCAACCTTGAGATTGGGGATGATAATGGAAATTTAAAGGTTTTAGAATGCAACGAACGTTATTATGTACCTTCTGAGATCTCATGGTTGCTTAAAACTCTTAATTTCAGTAAGATTGATATATTTGGTTGTAAACTTGGGAATTTCAGTAGAGATGATAGTTTAACCACTGAAGACTATGAAATGTTGGTTATAGCAGAGTTATAA
- a CDS encoding DUF6506 family protein gives MSTKAAFIFVAPENDFNKHNAVIDSPVVELSVVGVKNYEEAEEVALKLVAEGVTTIELCAGFGNEGTARIAKAVKGKALVGAVRFDLHPAFDHQSGDELF, from the coding sequence ATGTCAACTAAAGCCGCATTCATATTTGTTGCACCGGAAAACGATTTTAACAAACACAACGCAGTAATTGATTCGCCAGTTGTTGAACTTTCGGTGGTTGGAGTGAAAAACTACGAAGAAGCAGAAGAAGTTGCCCTAAAACTGGTAGCAGAAGGGGTTACAACCATTGAACTATGTGCCGGGTTTGGAAATGAAGGAACAGCCAGAATTGCCAAGGCTGTGAAGGGGAAAGCACTGGTGGGGGCTGTACGTTTCGATCTACATCCTGCATTCGACCATCAAAGTGGTGATGAACTTTTTTAA
- a CDS encoding flavodoxin family protein yields the protein MKKVLLLCASPRPNGNTYQVLEECADVITDEGLETEIISFAGKEFKSCVACKKCDELNECSINDGLNDIINKIRESEGFIVGTPVYFGTARGDMMSALQRIGMVSGSNDNFLSGKIGGPIAVARRGGHTSTIQEMLMFFFINDMIVPGSNSWNMVFGWAPGEVQDDKEGMKAIRKFGFNVATLIKKLS from the coding sequence ATGAAAAAAGTTCTTTTATTATGTGCCAGTCCACGTCCGAATGGTAATACATATCAAGTTTTAGAGGAATGTGCTGATGTAATAACGGATGAAGGTTTAGAAACTGAAATAATATCATTTGCAGGTAAAGAATTCAAATCATGTGTTGCTTGTAAAAAATGTGATGAATTGAATGAATGCAGCATTAATGACGGATTAAATGATATTATAAATAAAATTAGAGAATCTGAAGGCTTTATTGTTGGAACTCCGGTTTATTTTGGAACAGCACGTGGAGATATGATGTCCGCATTGCAGAGAATAGGAATGGTCTCAGGATCTAATGATAATTTTTTATCAGGGAAAATTGGCGGCCCCATAGCTGTTGCACGTAGAGGCGGTCACACATCTACTATACAAGAAATGTTAATGTTCTTTTTCATTAATGATATGATTGTTCCAGGTTCAAATAGTTGGAATATGGTTTTTGGATGGGCACCAGGAGAAGTGCAGGATGATAAGGAGGGAATGAAGGCTATAAGGAAGTTTGGGTTTAATGTAGCTACGTTAATTAAAAAATTAAGTTGA
- a CDS encoding MBL fold metallo-hydrolase: MEKINEIIMVEGRGLDSNVYVFEDIIVDTGTGDNIQYIQDSIKKAGLNPDDLSMIVNTHNHYDHIGGNRYLDLKVAMHRKDALILEKGDMDATVATMFGKSIDGMRVDLKLEEGDKIHDFEVLHTPGHTAGGICLYDGENLISGDTVFANGGFGRTDIGGNMKDMRESLTRLSKLDVEHLLPGHGSAANNGSIHVKMAYESSRGF, encoded by the coding sequence TTGGAAAAAATCAATGAAATCATCATGGTAGAAGGAAGAGGCTTAGATTCCAATGTCTACGTCTTTGAGGATATCATAGTTGACACTGGAACGGGAGATAACATTCAGTACATCCAGGATTCCATTAAAAAAGCTGGTTTAAATCCTGATGACCTTTCCATGATCGTGAACACCCACAACCACTACGATCACATCGGAGGAAACAGGTACCTGGATCTGAAAGTTGCAATGCACCGGAAAGATGCATTGATTCTTGAAAAGGGCGATATGGATGCAACCGTTGCCACTATGTTTGGAAAATCAATCGACGGAATGAGAGTCGACCTGAAACTGGAAGAAGGTGATAAGATCCATGATTTTGAAGTTTTACACACTCCGGGCCACACAGCCGGTGGAATATGTCTGTACGACGGTGAAAACCTCATATCTGGAGATACGGTCTTTGCAAATGGTGGTTTTGGCCGTACAGATATTGGTGGTAACATGAAAGACATGAGGGAGTCCCTTACCAGACTCAGCAAACTTGATGTTGAGCACCTTCTCCCAGGACACGGGTCCGCTGCCAATAACGGATCCATTCACGTGAAAATGGCATATGAATCTTCAAGAGGATTTTAA
- a CDS encoding pyrroline-5-carboxylate reductase dimerization domain-containing protein — translation MEKIGFIGYGSMGSMIINGILSSKVLHPEEVIIATRTESKLENLKKKYPEVEIAHKNIDLAQKCPKIFIFVDTGDLKGLIREINNFFMKDVHIIYISAGLSFEDVATVFSGKTSKVIPTITSKVGEGVSLVCHSPDVNPKDVEFVDKIFGAIGDVKVINEEDLEAATNLTSCSPAFLALILMKFAEAGSRISGFSMQETEEMVIKTFYGTSKLLYEENMGVEDIISRVATPGGITEEGLKVLKRDLPPVFDELFKTTIGKHEVLKKNSKS, via the coding sequence TTGGAAAAAATTGGTTTTATAGGATACGGCAGCATGGGAAGCATGATAATAAATGGAATTTTATCTTCCAAGGTTCTCCATCCGGAAGAAGTTATCATAGCAACGAGGACAGAGTCTAAATTGGAAAATTTAAAGAAGAAATATCCTGAAGTTGAAATAGCTCATAAAAACATAGATTTGGCTCAAAAATGCCCAAAAATCTTTATTTTTGTAGACACGGGTGATTTAAAAGGACTAATCAGAGAAATAAATAACTTTTTCATGAAAGACGTTCACATTATCTACATATCAGCAGGTTTATCCTTTGAGGATGTTGCAACGGTTTTTTCAGGAAAAACAAGCAAAGTTATTCCCACAATAACGTCAAAAGTGGGTGAAGGAGTTTCACTGGTCTGTCACAGCCCTGATGTTAATCCTAAAGACGTCGAATTTGTTGATAAGATCTTCGGGGCCATTGGAGATGTTAAGGTCATTAATGAAGAAGATCTGGAGGCAGCAACAAATCTCACAAGCTGTTCTCCCGCATTTCTGGCGTTGATTCTCATGAAGTTTGCGGAGGCAGGATCAAGAATCAGTGGTTTTTCAATGCAGGAAACGGAAGAAATGGTTATAAAAACCTTTTATGGAACTTCAAAACTTTTATATGAAGAAAATATGGGGGTTGAAGATATTATATCACGGGTTGCTACCCCTGGAGGTATTACAGAGGAAGGGTTAAAGGTTTTAAAAAGAGATCTACCTCCAGTTTTTGATGAGCTCTTCAAAACCACCATAGGTAAACATGAAGTCTTAAAAAAGAATTCTAAATCTTAA
- a CDS encoding class I SAM-dependent methyltransferase, with amino-acid sequence MKWFGGFTIKYVHGYSNKEAIRLADQADTLTGILHSDTAYPFGSKVLEAGCGVGAQTVALAKNSPEAEITSVDISRESLNQAELLINSEGIANVNFQQADIMKLPFQDNSFDHIFVCFVLEHIPNPEYALQNLKRVLKKGGSITVIEGDHGSCYFHPETEESVKVWDCLVKSQKDLKGNPMIGRELYPLLNNSGFKNVEISPKIVYVDSSRPKLVEGFIKKTIIAMVEGVKDQALEKCMIDIETWNKGIDDLYKTAEPGGTFFYNFFKGYGMK; translated from the coding sequence ATGAAATGGTTTGGGGGGTTTACTATAAAATATGTACACGGTTATTCAAATAAAGAAGCCATCAGACTCGCTGATCAAGCTGATACTCTGACAGGAATACTGCACTCAGATACAGCTTACCCTTTTGGAAGCAAAGTTCTAGAAGCAGGATGTGGTGTGGGAGCTCAAACAGTTGCACTGGCTAAAAACAGTCCTGAAGCTGAAATAACCTCAGTAGACATATCCAGGGAATCTTTGAACCAGGCAGAGTTACTTATAAACTCTGAAGGTATTGCCAACGTGAATTTTCAGCAGGCAGACATTATGAAACTCCCATTTCAAGACAACAGTTTTGACCACATCTTCGTTTGTTTTGTTCTCGAGCACATTCCAAACCCTGAATATGCTCTTCAAAATTTGAAAAGGGTTTTAAAAAAAGGAGGGTCAATAACTGTGATCGAGGGTGATCATGGGTCATGTTATTTCCATCCTGAAACTGAAGAATCTGTGAAGGTATGGGATTGTCTTGTAAAAAGTCAAAAAGATTTAAAAGGGAATCCAATGATTGGAAGGGAGCTATATCCTCTTTTAAATAATTCTGGATTTAAAAATGTTGAAATTTCTCCTAAAATTGTTTATGTTGACTCAAGTAGACCAAAACTCGTTGAAGGATTTATAAAAAAGACCATCATTGCAATGGTGGAAGGTGTGAAGGATCAGGCACTTGAAAAATGTATGATCGATATTGAAACATGGAATAAGGGAATAGATGATCTTTATAAAACTGCAGAGCCCGGTGGAACTTTCTTTTATAACTTCTTCAAGGGTTACGGCATGAAGTAA
- a CDS encoding transglutaminase-like domain-containing protein — translation MQLVQIEDDIMEYLERSQIIDYHDPDIQKKALELSLNSQNQNEMVKNVYEFVRDEIPHSLDIGGQIVTFKASEVLKEGQGLCFAKSNLLAAMLRFLEIPTGFCYQKLTHEDGYILHGLNAVFIDGGWHRLDARGNREDVDAQFSLDTEKLAFPVSDLEEKDYPGIYSEPLEIVTESFKSVKTVDEIMEIIVDEMVWGVYYKICTRLFK, via the coding sequence GTGCAGCTGGTACAGATTGAAGATGATATCATGGAATACCTTGAACGTTCGCAGATCATAGATTACCACGATCCAGATATACAGAAAAAGGCACTGGAATTATCCCTAAACTCTCAAAACCAGAATGAAATGGTTAAAAATGTCTATGAATTTGTCAGGGATGAAATACCTCACTCACTTGATATTGGCGGGCAAATTGTTACTTTCAAGGCATCAGAAGTCTTGAAAGAGGGTCAGGGGTTATGTTTTGCTAAATCCAACCTTTTGGCAGCCATGCTGCGTTTTCTTGAAATACCCACGGGGTTCTGTTATCAAAAACTTACTCATGAAGATGGTTACATTTTACATGGTTTGAATGCCGTATTTATTGATGGAGGATGGCACAGATTGGATGCCCGGGGCAACAGGGAAGATGTGGATGCTCAGTTTTCATTGGATACAGAAAAACTCGCATTTCCAGTTTCAGATCTTGAAGAAAAGGATTATCCTGGAATATACAGCGAACCACTTGAAATAGTTACAGAATCATTTAAAAGTGTTAAAACTGTTGATGAAATTATGGAAATAATTGTAGATGAAATGGTTTGGGGGGTTTACTATAAAATATGTACACGGTTATTCAAATAA